One window of Eisenibacter elegans DSM 3317 genomic DNA carries:
- a CDS encoding PorP/SprF family type IX secretion system membrane protein produces the protein MTYHPYIFRTIYALTTLLALFCQRTAVYAQEGIWAQYTATPSTGNVAQQSWYEHSRIGLHYRNQRLPSGESIQTAVLSGYYPLFNRSGQATRAVIGGAVWNENIAGFVQTNGASLSFSYHTYFDKHQVTVGLQGGFFQRGINLNNITTDSQIADGVFNLSADPNERFDNLSTSYPSFDAGLMWSYRHRSEQLHPSYFAGIGGRLLNNPNIALDPNQSVPLSTQLHLSAGALLWQRQQWGLYPNMRLLMIGQQLLLQPGLWGQLSNADQSLFRIGAWWWNNGAATVAVSYEQHNFFASISYDMALGNQNPIGGNIWELGLGLKLRRKAAPRPVNINTYVFLPRDTLAGAPKEAPVSYVRRDTVSYLLEDTLIIVEKKYLKEDTLPKIDTLLNNPRELIEIKPDSTLKIDTVFATVYVEIRSEELRFDSYQTTILPRAKAQLRLMQDWLEVNPQMLLQVIGYSDQEEHTATRGMLARVRAEEVVRELLTMGIPRDKIKLLPPSTFAPPGESAESLRRVEVILVSPGR, from the coding sequence ATGACATATCACCCCTACATATTTCGGACAATATACGCTCTCACGACGCTGCTAGCATTGTTTTGCCAAAGGACAGCCGTGTATGCCCAAGAAGGCATCTGGGCACAATACACAGCCACTCCGAGCACGGGCAATGTGGCGCAACAGAGTTGGTATGAGCACAGTCGGATTGGGCTGCATTACCGCAACCAGCGCCTGCCTTCGGGCGAGTCTATCCAAACGGCAGTGCTTTCGGGGTATTACCCTTTGTTCAATCGCAGCGGCCAAGCAACCCGAGCTGTCATCGGTGGGGCGGTGTGGAACGAAAATATCGCAGGGTTTGTCCAAACCAATGGTGCTAGCCTGAGTTTTTCTTACCATACCTATTTTGACAAACACCAAGTGACTGTTGGTCTTCAAGGAGGCTTTTTTCAACGTGGCATCAACCTCAACAACATCACCACTGACAGCCAGATAGCCGATGGCGTTTTCAACCTTAGCGCAGACCCCAATGAGCGTTTTGACAACCTCAGTACAAGCTACCCTAGCTTTGACGCAGGCCTGATGTGGAGCTACCGACACCGCAGCGAACAACTACACCCCAGCTATTTTGCAGGCATTGGCGGGCGTTTGCTCAACAACCCCAACATCGCCCTAGACCCCAACCAATCTGTACCTCTGTCGACTCAGCTGCACCTGAGCGCAGGAGCCTTGTTGTGGCAGCGCCAACAATGGGGGCTTTATCCCAATATGCGCCTCTTGATGATTGGCCAACAACTACTCCTACAGCCGGGGCTATGGGGACAGCTGAGCAATGCCGACCAAAGTCTCTTTCGCATAGGGGCTTGGTGGTGGAACAATGGCGCCGCAACAGTAGCCGTCAGTTATGAACAACACAATTTCTTTGCCTCTATCAGCTATGATATGGCCTTGGGCAACCAAAACCCTATAGGGGGCAATATTTGGGAGTTAGGCCTCGGTCTGAAGCTACGCCGCAAAGCTGCCCCGCGCCCTGTCAATATCAATACCTATGTGTTTTTGCCGCGCGACACCCTCGCCGGCGCACCCAAAGAAGCACCTGTGAGTTATGTGCGCCGCGATACCGTCAGTTACTTGCTCGAAGACACCCTCATCATAGTCGAGAAAAAGTACCTCAAAGAAGATACCTTGCCCAAAATAGATACCCTACTCAACAACCCCCGTGAGCTCATCGAAATCAAGCCTGATTCTACCCTAAAAATCGATACAGTCTTTGCGACAGTCTATGTAGAAATACGCAGCGAAGAGTTGCGCTTTGATTCCTACCAAACGACTATCTTGCCCCGGGCCAAAGCACAACTTAGACTCATGCAAGATTGGCTCGAAGTCAATCCTCAAATGTTGTTGCAAGTCATCGGTTATAGCGACCAAGAGGAGCACACCGCTACTCGCGGGATGCTGGCTCGTGTGCGGGCAGAGGAGGTGGTGCGTGAATTGCTCACTATGGGCATTCCCCGCGACAAAATCAAACTATTGCCCCCCTCCACCTTTGCACCCCCAGGCGAAAGTGCCGAAAGCCTACGCCGTGTAGAAGTGATTCTAGTCAGCCCCGGGCGTTAA
- a CDS encoding T9SS C-terminal target domain-containing protein, whose protein sequence is MRERDFIVTFLGLWLWLAGIQQPVYAQFTSITDGINFPMVALRPHSPVNRTANANGAAWLDLNSDGLEDLVVFYRGVPIEFYLNNGALGFSNVSPTQGDPGRATNDNVSGSVGYFANNNRWGVLIATSGIASTRLLYQNSPGNTNFTEQVPPNPIVSEGLNIYSVAWIDYDNDGHLDAHLLQGGSANHRMHRNNGDGSFSTVAVAALPGLLADTSMPAAPLPNIASWVDYNNDGWMDLFTTSLIGAHPHYLFRNNNGTSFSRRNITGLTTLNITGFGACWGDYNNDGLMDVCVLESAANGISVCRNNGGESFTRKPTETANVNTYAMSNPMASAWIDYDNDGFLDLVVGSGNGQLVLFRNNGGTFQPGVPLNYGTVANPPLASSMRFSGIVAADYNNDGFVDIFATIDHGSLPSTIAARNVLLRNDASSGNRYLKCKLTGVVSNTNAIGAAVRVRTGSQTQLRQIMPKTSTSSQESMVTHFGVGSTTTIDSIRINWPSGIIQRLANQSSNTTLNIIETIPSATFTSPASFADQNVLRGSTNHIIYELRAAQNPSDGRVNQLSFRTAGTYQPEDLQSIKLWYGLSPNFNDAQLLATETAIPASGGLVNFVDPTLSYQMGGYQYYYWITVDVSPAATPNRTIRLLAPTGADIGFVFGSPTLGSILNGGTHTIVSDPVTIAIASINLSEATVAQDTDNHPLYSFVIFPSGGTTNLTGLQIASEGTYQTSDLKANGFKLWYSPVNNFADTGQRVLLQSAVSVGSGSNIVFNTGSALPFSLAANTQAYFWITADIAPTAVIGRTLRLQALTAANVTFDFGTKNASTNPGATTTIVAPSDEIRLSALSVPAANVNTGTIQDILYRVRIQNQDFNTTLQSLSFRPTGTYQPADLVSGSFRLFINTIDNFGTATELSSQAITASGAVLLFGGLSQAIARNTEYFIWLTADVASSATVGRTIQVPAPALSDFSFASGTVVGTLTDAGIRTFVQGGDLTPAISLHTLPVAAADVVGGTNRHVIYQLRADVTIANATIISLSLPLRGDFSNTDLSRFELYFNTTDNFAGAVRIGERNPVGNGQNISFENINRGIAVNSSGYFWLSINLQSTATPERRIRVADLGNLTAVFAAGNVSNNLSDGNFHRFVAPPLEVVLNSVAIAAQDVLQGTLKHPIYQFTAEVRFQPTTLQRLNIPLGGNYIAEDIAPEGFRLWYNTTNNLGTATLIGSQSVVAIGQPLRFENLSLPLAANQTAHFWLTIDLSERAIVGNTIRAEAFGQNDINLSGVTPTLNLQAGGLQRFVEPVVVEVILPNFFSPNGDGRNDRFILRSRNISALDWRIFDRYGNLVFNTNDVSLATEQGWDGQDSPDGVYVWSIAITFNDGQQIRKSGEVKLAR, encoded by the coding sequence ATGCGTGAGCGGGACTTTATAGTAACATTCCTCGGGTTGTGGCTATGGTTAGCCGGCATCCAACAACCTGTATATGCCCAGTTTACGAGCATTACTGATGGAATCAACTTTCCTATGGTTGCGCTGCGCCCACACAGCCCTGTCAACCGCACAGCCAATGCAAATGGAGCCGCGTGGCTAGACCTTAACAGCGACGGACTGGAGGATTTAGTGGTTTTTTATCGGGGAGTACCTATCGAGTTCTACTTGAATAACGGGGCTTTGGGCTTCAGCAATGTGTCTCCTACTCAGGGAGATCCCGGCCGCGCCACCAACGACAATGTCAGCGGAAGTGTGGGCTATTTTGCCAATAATAACCGCTGGGGTGTTTTGATAGCGACCTCCGGCATAGCCTCCACTCGGCTTCTGTACCAAAATAGCCCGGGAAATACCAATTTTACAGAGCAAGTCCCCCCCAATCCTATTGTCAGTGAAGGACTGAATATTTACTCTGTAGCTTGGATAGATTATGACAACGACGGCCACCTAGACGCACACCTCTTGCAAGGTGGAAGCGCCAACCACCGGATGCATCGCAACAATGGCGATGGGAGTTTCAGTACGGTTGCAGTGGCTGCCTTGCCGGGGCTTTTGGCGGACACCTCTATGCCCGCAGCACCTCTGCCCAACATCGCCTCTTGGGTAGATTACAATAACGACGGCTGGATGGATCTCTTTACTACTAGCCTAATCGGGGCACATCCCCACTACCTTTTTCGGAACAATAACGGTACTAGTTTTAGTAGGCGCAACATTACAGGCTTGACCACTCTCAACATTACTGGATTTGGAGCCTGTTGGGGTGATTATAACAATGATGGCCTCATGGATGTCTGTGTGCTAGAAAGCGCTGCCAACGGCATTTCTGTCTGTCGTAATAATGGCGGGGAGAGCTTTACGCGCAAGCCGACGGAGACGGCAAATGTCAACACCTACGCGATGTCTAACCCGATGGCATCTGCCTGGATAGATTACGATAATGACGGTTTTTTAGACTTGGTCGTAGGGAGTGGCAACGGTCAGTTGGTGTTGTTTCGCAATAATGGTGGTACCTTCCAGCCCGGTGTTCCGCTCAATTATGGTACAGTAGCTAACCCACCCCTAGCCAGCAGTATGCGATTCAGCGGTATTGTTGCTGCCGACTACAACAATGATGGTTTTGTCGATATTTTTGCGACCATTGATCACGGCTCACTACCTAGCACCATCGCAGCCCGCAATGTTTTATTGCGCAATGATGCTTCGAGTGGCAACCGTTACCTCAAGTGTAAGCTGACAGGGGTTGTGTCCAACACCAATGCCATCGGGGCTGCGGTAAGGGTGCGCACTGGCAGCCAAACACAGTTGCGCCAAATTATGCCCAAGACCAGCACCTCTTCCCAAGAAAGTATGGTTACCCATTTTGGGGTAGGAAGCACTACAACCATAGACTCCATCCGCATCAATTGGCCTTCGGGCATCATACAGCGCCTGGCCAACCAATCTAGCAATACAACGCTCAACATCATCGAAACCATACCATCCGCTACTTTTACCAGCCCTGCCTCCTTTGCGGATCAGAACGTACTCCGAGGGAGTACCAACCACATTATTTATGAGTTGCGTGCCGCCCAAAATCCCTCCGATGGCCGTGTCAATCAGTTGAGTTTCCGTACGGCAGGCACTTACCAACCTGAAGACCTCCAGAGTATCAAACTATGGTATGGCCTAAGCCCGAATTTTAATGATGCGCAATTGCTGGCCACCGAAACAGCTATTCCGGCTAGCGGGGGCTTGGTCAATTTTGTTGATCCTACGCTTAGCTACCAAATGGGCGGTTATCAGTATTACTACTGGATTACGGTAGATGTATCTCCGGCAGCCACTCCAAACCGTACCATCCGGCTGCTGGCGCCAACAGGGGCCGATATCGGGTTTGTATTTGGCAGCCCAACCCTAGGCAGCATCCTCAACGGAGGAACCCATACCATCGTCAGCGACCCTGTAACCATCGCCATCGCCTCTATCAATCTATCAGAGGCTACCGTAGCACAAGACACTGACAATCATCCGCTCTATAGCTTTGTTATCTTCCCTTCGGGCGGAACCACCAACCTTACCGGACTACAGATAGCATCTGAAGGAACTTATCAAACCAGCGACCTCAAAGCCAATGGGTTCAAACTGTGGTATAGCCCTGTCAATAATTTTGCGGACACAGGCCAGCGAGTCCTGTTGCAGAGCGCCGTGTCTGTAGGCTCAGGAAGTAATATTGTATTCAATACCGGCAGCGCACTCCCCTTCAGCTTGGCGGCCAATACCCAAGCATATTTCTGGATTACGGCAGATATAGCGCCCACGGCAGTCATAGGACGCACGCTCAGGTTACAGGCGCTGACAGCGGCCAATGTTACCTTTGACTTCGGCACTAAAAACGCCTCTACCAATCCGGGGGCAACGACGACTATCGTTGCTCCTTCGGACGAAATCAGGCTTAGCGCCCTGAGTGTGCCTGCGGCCAATGTCAATACCGGAACGATTCAAGATATTTTGTATCGTGTGCGCATCCAAAATCAAGACTTCAACACTACCCTTCAGTCGCTCAGTTTTCGCCCTACGGGCACTTACCAGCCTGCTGACTTGGTATCAGGCAGCTTCCGGTTGTTTATCAATACCATCGACAACTTCGGCACAGCCACCGAGTTGAGCAGCCAAGCCATCACCGCTTCTGGCGCGGTATTGCTCTTTGGAGGGCTATCACAGGCCATCGCACGCAATACAGAGTATTTCATCTGGCTGACTGCCGATGTAGCTAGCAGCGCAACCGTCGGGCGCACTATCCAAGTGCCGGCGCCGGCGCTCAGCGATTTCAGCTTTGCCTCGGGTACCGTAGTAGGCACCTTGACCGATGCAGGCATACGTACCTTTGTACAAGGTGGTGACCTCACCCCTGCCATCAGCCTACACACCCTCCCTGTAGCCGCAGCAGATGTAGTAGGCGGAACCAACCGGCACGTCATCTACCAATTGCGCGCCGATGTTACGATTGCCAATGCTACCATCATCTCTCTGAGCCTTCCGCTCAGGGGCGACTTCAGCAATACCGATTTGAGTCGATTTGAGTTGTATTTCAATACTACCGACAACTTTGCCGGCGCTGTACGGATAGGCGAGCGCAACCCTGTAGGTAATGGGCAAAATATCAGTTTTGAGAATATCAACCGGGGCATTGCTGTCAATAGTAGTGGATACTTTTGGTTGAGTATCAACTTACAATCTACGGCTACCCCCGAACGCCGCATACGTGTCGCTGATTTGGGCAACCTAACAGCTGTCTTTGCCGCAGGCAATGTGAGCAACAACCTAAGCGACGGGAATTTCCACCGATTTGTCGCGCCGCCCCTAGAGGTAGTCCTCAATAGTGTTGCTATAGCCGCCCAAGACGTGTTACAAGGCACACTCAAACACCCCATCTACCAGTTTACCGCTGAGGTGCGCTTCCAACCCACTACCCTACAGCGGCTTAATATCCCCTTAGGAGGCAATTATATTGCCGAAGACATTGCTCCAGAGGGCTTTAGGCTTTGGTACAATACCACTAACAACCTAGGTACGGCTACGCTCATCGGCAGCCAGTCTGTGGTGGCTATTGGGCAGCCCCTGCGCTTTGAGAATCTTTCTCTCCCTTTAGCGGCCAACCAAACAGCCCACTTTTGGCTGACGATAGACCTGAGCGAGCGTGCAATTGTAGGCAATACCATTCGCGCAGAGGCTTTTGGCCAAAATGACATCAACCTTAGCGGCGTTACGCCTACACTTAACCTTCAAGCCGGGGGATTGCAGCGCTTTGTAGAGCCGGTAGTGGTAGAGGTCATTTTGCCCAACTTCTTTTCCCCTAATGGCGATGGGCGCAATGACCGCTTTATCTTACGCAGCCGCAATATCAGCGCCTTGGATTGGCGTATCTTTGACCGCTACGGCAACCTTGTTTTCAATACCAATGATGTAAGCCTCGCTACTGAACAAGGCTGGGATGGACAAGACAGCCCCGATGGGGTCTATGTCTGGTCTATAGCCATCACTTTCAACGACGGACAACAAATTCGTAAATCGGGGGAGGTCAAACTGGCACGATAA
- a CDS encoding HD domain-containing protein, producing METSLQTHPWLQATQAYVQQTLSAADASHDWEHIRRVWAMAQRLSTYYPQADGMVVSLAALLHDIADAKFHHGDETLGATTAQAFLQNLGVPEALRAHVGQIILHLSFKGGQVQAGFYSQEFAIVQDADRLDALGAIGIARTFHYGGMRGQALYDPQIAPRTQLDPQTYRQQLAPTLNHFYEKLLLLQERLHTPEAKAIAAERHQLMQDFVKAFLTEWHFPETQFPPAFEL from the coding sequence ATGGAGACCTCCTTACAAACACACCCTTGGCTTCAAGCTACCCAAGCGTATGTACAGCAAACCTTGTCTGCTGCCGATGCCTCCCACGATTGGGAGCACATCCGGCGGGTTTGGGCAATGGCGCAACGCCTCAGTACATACTACCCGCAGGCCGATGGGATGGTCGTCTCGCTGGCGGCACTCCTACACGACATCGCCGATGCCAAATTTCACCACGGGGATGAAACGCTAGGTGCGACCACAGCTCAAGCTTTTTTGCAAAACCTTGGCGTTCCCGAAGCACTGAGGGCGCATGTAGGGCAAATAATCCTACACCTCTCTTTCAAAGGAGGGCAGGTACAGGCAGGGTTTTATTCTCAAGAGTTTGCCATCGTACAAGATGCCGACCGCCTCGACGCGTTGGGCGCGATTGGCATTGCCCGCACCTTTCACTACGGTGGGATGCGCGGACAGGCACTGTATGACCCCCAAATCGCGCCACGCACCCAACTCGACCCACAAACTTACCGGCAGCAGTTGGCGCCCACACTCAATCACTTTTACGAAAAGCTGCTCTTGCTCCAAGAGCGCCTACATACGCCCGAGGCAAAGGCCATTGCTGCTGAGCGGCACCAGCTGATGCAAGATTTTGTGAAGGCTTTCCTCACTGAGTGGCATTTTCCCGAAACCCAATTCCCACCTGCATTTGAATTATGA
- a CDS encoding HupE/UreJ family protein encodes MSTFQAFFDLGLTHILALDGFDHILFIVVLCAVYPPKAWRKVVILVTAFTLGHSVTLALAALDYVQVNKPLIELLIPITILATAISNIFEDPSDLNRPQGLRYLFASFFGLIHGLAFASDLKAMFSLMDERITDKLLAFNIGIEVGQLVVVAVVMLLAWALSRLLGERWQWWNYGLSGFSALAALGMIVGKILQMSGMLG; translated from the coding sequence ATGAGTACGTTTCAAGCTTTTTTCGACCTAGGGCTGACCCATATCTTGGCGCTCGATGGTTTTGACCACATTTTGTTCATCGTTGTGTTGTGTGCGGTATACCCTCCCAAGGCTTGGCGCAAGGTCGTGATCTTGGTAACGGCCTTTACCTTGGGGCATAGTGTTACCTTGGCCTTGGCAGCGCTGGATTATGTACAGGTCAACAAGCCGCTGATAGAGCTGTTGATTCCGATAACGATTTTGGCCACTGCCATCAGCAATATTTTTGAAGACCCTAGCGACCTCAACCGTCCCCAAGGCTTGCGCTATTTGTTTGCCAGCTTCTTTGGCTTGATTCACGGGCTGGCCTTTGCTTCCGACCTCAAGGCGATGTTTAGCCTGATGGATGAGCGCATTACGGACAAGCTGCTGGCTTTCAATATCGGCATCGAAGTGGGACAGTTGGTTGTGGTGGCCGTGGTGATGTTGCTAGCTTGGGCGCTGAGTCGTCTATTGGGCGAACGCTGGCAATGGTGGAACTATGGCCTCTCAGGCTTTAGCGCCTTAGCAGCTCTGGGGATGATTGTGGGGAAAATCTTACAGATGAGCGGAATGTTGGGCTAA
- a CDS encoding SRPBCC domain-containing protein — translation MKAQIITEIVINAPKEQVFSVLTNLEAYQEWNPFIIRSEGKVMLGARLKNTMKNGDSPITFKPKVTQVVENEYFEWLGSLGIKGLFDGRHYFKIEEIAPNQVNLIHGESFSGLLVGYVLRKIGKQTRAGFVRMNEALKQRTEALAQHSAHL, via the coding sequence ATGAAGGCTCAGATTATCACCGAAATTGTCATCAATGCTCCAAAAGAGCAAGTCTTTAGCGTACTGACAAACCTAGAGGCTTACCAAGAGTGGAACCCCTTTATTATTCGGAGCGAGGGCAAAGTAATGCTGGGCGCTAGGCTCAAAAATACCATGAAAAATGGCGATAGCCCCATCACCTTCAAACCAAAAGTAACACAAGTAGTTGAAAATGAGTATTTTGAATGGCTTGGCTCCTTGGGTATCAAAGGCTTGTTCGATGGCAGGCACTACTTTAAGATTGAAGAGATTGCCCCAAATCAGGTCAATCTCATCCACGGAGAATCATTTTCAGGCTTACTTGTAGGCTATGTCTTACGCAAAATAGGAAAACAAACCCGGGCTGGTTTTGTGCGAATGAACGAGGCGCTCAAGCAACGTACTGAGGCATTAGCCCAACATTCCGCTCATCTGTAA
- a CDS encoding Crp/Fnr family transcriptional regulator, giving the protein MFDALHQLTAQLVQLNAAEKRLFESAFSLRQVPKGFTLVAAGQVAKEIYFINEGLLRLYYDKDGEHITGFIFREHLFASCYESFLQQSPSIQYLETLEDCQLLAINKARIDLLYQQLPKINVFTRRLAEQRFINAQRILSSFLLDSPEQRCQHFIEQHGDLFLRVPHHIIASYLGITPVSLSRIRRRLQDKAQGDTKIHKI; this is encoded by the coding sequence ATGTTTGACGCGCTACACCAACTAACAGCGCAGCTTGTACAGCTCAATGCCGCCGAAAAGCGACTGTTTGAAAGCGCCTTCAGCCTCCGACAAGTACCTAAGGGGTTTACACTGGTGGCTGCCGGGCAGGTCGCCAAAGAAATCTATTTTATCAATGAAGGACTGCTGAGGCTCTATTATGACAAAGACGGCGAGCATATCACCGGCTTTATCTTTCGAGAGCACTTGTTTGCCAGCTGTTATGAGAGCTTTTTACAACAAAGCCCCAGCATCCAATACCTCGAAACCTTAGAGGATTGCCAACTATTGGCTATCAACAAGGCCCGGATAGATCTACTCTACCAGCAGCTGCCCAAAATCAATGTCTTTACCCGTCGCCTCGCCGAGCAACGCTTTATCAATGCGCAGCGAATCCTGTCTTCGTTTCTATTGGATAGCCCTGAGCAGCGGTGTCAACATTTTATCGAGCAGCACGGAGACCTGTTTTTGCGTGTGCCACACCATATCATCGCTTCTTACTTGGGCATCACACCCGTTTCTTTGAGCCGCATCAGGCGGAGGCTACAAGATAAAGCCCAAGGCGATACCAAGATTCACAAGATTTGA
- a CDS encoding DUF2141 domain-containing protein, which produces MLLLHWTMLWLSLFFYSAPNHNQTKLTITIQNISPVQGKVYVGLYNSKADFPKEDKVFQGKVVDVTSAQVSCTFEVPNGNYAVSSYHDKNSNGKLDKNLMGVPTEAYGFSNNARGTFGPPSFEDAKVVCQGGTKNIQITLK; this is translated from the coding sequence ATGCTACTTCTTCATTGGACAATGCTGTGGCTGAGCCTGTTCTTTTACAGCGCCCCCAACCATAACCAAACAAAATTAACAATTACTATTCAAAATATCTCACCTGTTCAGGGGAAAGTATATGTAGGCTTGTATAATAGCAAGGCCGATTTCCCCAAAGAAGATAAGGTATTTCAGGGGAAAGTAGTCGATGTAACCAGCGCACAGGTGAGCTGTACTTTTGAAGTACCCAATGGCAACTATGCCGTGTCGAGTTATCACGACAAAAACAGCAATGGCAAACTCGACAAAAATCTGATGGGCGTGCCTACCGAGGCATACGGATTTTCGAACAATGCGCGAGGAACCTTCGGTCCTCCGTCGTTTGAAGATGCCAAGGTGGTTTGCCAAGGTGGTACCAAAAACATCCAAATTACCCTCAAATGA
- a CDS encoding NADH-quinone oxidoreductase subunit N: protein MRLILLQASPRAVLDNFTISVPFLWPELLLGLLFLLYLLVDLCRPQFSQRYGRLLALAGLVAVLIADIWQLWVCTCQMPRELLVGALMLTREAMFFKLLFVVVALLTVWLSKPHTYAAKRGGEYFSLLFALLMGLHLLTMATNWLSLYISLELVSISSYILTVFRLNKQGAEGGLKYLIFGAFASAVMLYGMSWLYGFSGSLQFAHPEFIYGLVQGNRIVVSVALLLALGGLLFKMATVPFHFWTPDAYEAAPTPMVAFFSVAPKAAALAVLIQLQTLLQFPWVQQVLVVLAISSIFLGNLAALRQTNLKRMLAYSSIAHTGYLLIGVLIPVTSNASFAQQAMLFYLVVYLLMNVGAFALVSLLGDADEDAQAYELERYSGLGLQAPLLGVLMLVLMIALTGLPPTAGFSAKLFLFSALWENYQSSGQSLFLWWFVLGLFNTVPALFYYLRVPFYMFFRPAAQPRQLSIQPLDCALLCLLVFGLLLLFVWPQGLMDAIRVLLGQ, encoded by the coding sequence ATGCGCCTGATATTACTGCAAGCCTCCCCTAGGGCGGTATTGGATAACTTTACCATCAGTGTTCCTTTTTTATGGCCGGAGCTGTTGTTGGGCTTACTTTTTTTGCTCTATCTTCTAGTAGACCTCTGCCGTCCACAATTTAGCCAACGGTATGGGCGTTTATTGGCGCTGGCAGGCTTGGTAGCGGTGTTGATAGCAGATATTTGGCAGCTGTGGGTGTGTACTTGTCAGATGCCCCGTGAGTTGTTGGTAGGTGCTTTGATGCTTACGCGTGAGGCGATGTTTTTTAAGCTATTGTTTGTTGTTGTGGCGCTGTTGACGGTTTGGCTCAGCAAGCCACACACCTATGCAGCCAAGCGGGGCGGCGAATATTTTTCGCTTTTATTTGCCCTGCTGATGGGTTTACACCTGCTGACAATGGCTACCAACTGGCTCAGTTTGTATATTTCTTTGGAGTTGGTCTCAATCAGCTCTTATATCCTGACGGTCTTCCGTCTGAACAAACAAGGCGCAGAAGGCGGGCTGAAGTACCTGATTTTTGGGGCTTTTGCTTCCGCAGTGATGCTCTATGGGATGTCTTGGCTCTATGGTTTTTCGGGCAGCTTGCAGTTCGCACACCCTGAGTTTATTTATGGCCTTGTGCAAGGCAATCGGATAGTAGTTTCGGTGGCGCTGTTGTTGGCTTTGGGTGGATTGTTGTTCAAGATGGCCACAGTACCATTCCACTTCTGGACTCCTGATGCCTATGAAGCAGCACCCACCCCCATGGTTGCTTTTTTCTCGGTGGCTCCCAAGGCAGCTGCACTGGCTGTATTGATACAGCTACAAACACTTTTACAATTCCCTTGGGTACAGCAGGTATTGGTAGTACTGGCCATTAGCAGTATCTTTTTGGGGAATTTGGCCGCTTTGCGCCAAACCAATCTCAAGCGGATGTTGGCTTACTCCTCCATCGCACACACGGGCTACTTGCTCATTGGGGTGCTCATCCCTGTGACGAGCAATGCGTCTTTTGCCCAACAAGCAATGCTTTTTTATTTGGTAGTTTATTTGTTGATGAACGTGGGAGCCTTTGCCTTGGTCAGCTTATTGGGGGATGCCGACGAAGACGCACAGGCCTATGAGCTGGAACGCTACAGCGGCCTAGGTTTGCAAGCTCCGCTTTTGGGGGTGCTGATGTTGGTATTGATGATTGCCCTGACCGGCCTTCCGCCAACAGCAGGCTTTAGCGCCAAGCTATTTTTATTCTCTGCCCTTTGGGAAAACTACCAAAGCAGTGGGCAATCGCTCTTCTTGTGGTGGTTTGTGTTGGGGCTTTTCAATACAGTGCCGGCGCTGTTCTACTATTTGCGCGTGCCGTTTTATATGTTTTTCCGTCCGGCGGCGCAACCTCGCCAACTTTCTATCCAACCGCTCGACTGTGCATTGCTCTGTCTGCTGGTGTTTGGGCTGCTTTTGTTATTTGTATGGCCTCAAGGCCTGATGGATGCCATCAGGGTATTGCTGGGGCAATAG
- a CDS encoding DUF779 domain-containing protein codes for MTTLTVQKVTLTPEAAEVIRQLQAEHGDLMFHQSGGCCDGSAPMCYVKGEFRTGDSDVYLGDIEGCPFYIAADQYEYWKHTQIIVHIAPGRGASFSLEIPLGLRFLTQSRVFNEAELRSLGLLH; via the coding sequence ATGACTACACTCACCGTTCAAAAAGTAACCCTCACACCGGAGGCCGCCGAGGTAATCCGGCAACTACAGGCCGAACACGGCGACCTGATGTTTCACCAAAGTGGTGGCTGCTGCGATGGCTCCGCACCAATGTGTTATGTCAAGGGCGAGTTCCGTACCGGCGACAGCGATGTGTACTTGGGCGATATCGAAGGCTGTCCCTTTTACATTGCCGCCGACCAATATGAGTATTGGAAACACACCCAAATCATCGTCCATATAGCCCCGGGGCGCGGTGCCAGCTTCTCGCTCGAAATTCCGCTGGGTTTACGCTTCCTGACCCAATCACGGGTTTTTAACGAGGCAGAGTTGCGCAGCTTAGGGCTACTACACTAG